In the genome of Hippoglossus hippoglossus isolate fHipHip1 chromosome 12, fHipHip1.pri, whole genome shotgun sequence, one region contains:
- the LOC117772138 gene encoding alpha-(1,3)-fucosyltransferase 7 isoform X2, which produces MKKCFLLSFLCVLLLCLYNGWLRGLGGLTAINPTAVCNRGSNSSRNVTILLWYWPFGMSYNLEGDVCWDLYRIPHCRLVDDRSLFSSADVVVFHNRELIQGCQKLPLALPRSQRQRWAWMSLEAPVHNGNLRQFANIFNMTITYRRDSDVAAPYGELLPKETGGHLVANDLRNKSSLVCWVVSHYQMHHKRSQVYSELNAAVPVKVYGQWTKNSLSSTDLLPTISRCYFYLAFENSLSKDYITEKLWKNAYQGEAVPVVLGPPLTDYKAVAPPNSFIHVDEFVSVKDLGKYLQELAKDKKRYDEYFTWKQEWKVKLYTDWRERLCKICLQYNSLPRQKVYSDLSAWANS; this is translated from the coding sequence ATGAAGAAatgcttcctcctctccttcctctgtgttttactgCTGTGTCTTTACAACGGCTGGCTGAGAGGACTCGGCGGTCTGACAGCCATAAATCCAACTGCCGTCTGTAACCGcggcagcaacagcagcagaaatgtgacCATCTTGTTGTGGTACTGGCCCTTCGGCATGTCCTATAATCTGGAGGGTGACGTGTGCTGGGACCTCTACCGCATCCCCCACTGCAGACTGGTGGATGATCGCTCCTTGTTCTCTTCGGCTGATGTGGTGGTCTTCCACAACAGAGAGCTGATTCAGGGATGCCAGAAACTGCCGTTAGCTCTTCCACGGTCACAGCGCCAGAGGTGGGCCTGGATGTCCCTGGAGGCCCCCGTTCACAATGGAAACTTGCGGCAGTTTGCAAATATTTTCAACATGACGATAACCTACAGGAGGGATTCTGACGTCGCTGCACCGTATGGCGAGCTGCTACCAAAGGAGACCGGAGGACATCTGGTGGCAAACGACCTTCGGAATAAGAGCTCTCTGGTCTGTTGGGTGGTCAGCCACTACCAGATGCACCACAAGAGAAGTCAAGTGTACAGCGAGCTCAATGCCGCAGTTCCTGTGAAGGTGTATGGACAATGGACAAAGAACAGCCTCTCCTCCACTGACCTCTTACCGACAATCTCTCGCTGCTACTTCTATTTGGCCTTTGAGAACTCATTGTCCAAAGACTATATCACGGAAAAGTTGTGGAAGAATGCTTATCAAGGTGAGGCAGTGCCTGTTGTCCTTGGACCGCCGCTGACCGATTACAAAGCTGTGGCCCCACCTAATTCCTTCATCCACGTTGATGAGTTTGTGTCGGTAAAAGATTTAGGAAAGTATCTACAAGAGCTGGCAAAGGACAAGAAACGCTACGATGAATATTTCACCTGGAAACAAGAGTGGAAAGTGAAACTGTACacagactggagagagagactctGTAAGATCTGTTTACAGTACAACAGTTTACCTCGGCAGAAAGTGTACTCTGATTTAAGTGCCTGGGCCAATTCTTAA
- the pou5f3 gene encoding LOW QUALITY PROTEIN: POU domain, class 5, transcription factor 1 (The sequence of the model RefSeq protein was modified relative to this genomic sequence to represent the inferred CDS: inserted 1 base in 1 codon; deleted 3 bases in 3 codons): MSDRSQSPECQSRPYDFXSRAGPCAQILGQDGLGNAASFQLPHGVLPDPSLLYNKTAYGGITSASAQTFFPFPPMASDYRGADLQAGEFGQPKHWYPFAAPEYTGQVPGVTAATQPTNLSPPIAETREQIKLPEIKTEKDTGDDYSAEIKGQQYLTTSASAAMAHGVFYPAAWNPSFWPGIAHITPPGISNQNPSTSSASSPSMSPSPPSNGLPGNAFFSVNPTQAAPGPQTQNPASSTRSSGSSSGGCSDSEEENLSTEELEQFAKELKHKRITLGFTQADVGLALGNLYGKMFSQTTICRFEALQLSFKNMCKLKPLLQRWLNEAETSDNPQDMYKIERVFVDTRKRKRRTSLEGAVRSALESYFIKCPKPNTQEITHISDDLGLERDVVRVWFCNRRQKGKRLALPLDEECDGQYYEQSPSPLNMAHSPIPSQSYQVSSYPGGPPPTLYMPPLHRPDVLKQALHPGLVGHMTG, from the exons ATGTCTGATAGATCGCAGAGTCCGGAGTGCCAAAGCAGGCCCTACGATT CCAGCCGCGCCGGCCCTTGCGCTCAGATTTTGGGTCAAGATGGTTTGGGCAACGCTGCGTCATTCCAGCTTCCTCACGGCGTTTTGCCAGACCCGAGCCTCCTCTACAAC AAAACCGCGTACGGTGGCATCACGTCGGCCTCTGCGCAGACTTTCTTCCCT TTCCCACCCATGGCTAGTGACTACAGGGGAGCCGACCTGCAGGCTGGAGAGTTTGGGCAACCCAAGCATTGGTATCCCTTCGCTGCGCCCGAGTACACCGGCCAGGTACCCGGCGTAACAGCAGCGACCCAGCCTACAAACCTGAGTCCCCCCATAGCCGAGACCCGGGAGCAGATCAAACTGCCCGAGATCAAGACCGAGAAGGACACCGGCGATGACTACTCAGCGGAGATCAAGGGTCAGCAGTACCTGACAACGTCGGCCTCCGCCGCCATGGCCCATGGAGTCTTCTACCCCGCGGCCTGGAACCCGTCCTTCTGGCCTGGGATCGCGCACATCACCCCGCCAGGTATCAGTAATCAAAATCCCTCCACATCCTCTGCATCATCGCCGTCTATGTCCCCTTCACCCCCGAGCAACGGGCTTCCAGGAAACGCGTTTTTTAGCGTGAACCCAACCCAAGCTGCCCCCGGGCCGCAGACGCAGAACCCGGCCTCCTCCACGCGGAGCAGCGGTTCCTCCAGCGGCGGATGCAGCGACTCAGAGGAG GAGAACCTCTCCACTGAGGAACTGGAGCAGTTTGCCAaggaactgaaacacaaacgcATTACCTTGGGTTTCACTCAAGCCGATGTTGGCCTTGCCCTGGGTAACCTCTATG GTAAGATGTTCAGCCAGACGACCATTTGCCGCTTCGAGGCTCTGCAGCTGAGCTTTAAGAACATGTGCAAGCTGAAACCCCTTCTTCAGAGATGGCTGAATGAAGCAGAGACCTCGGACAATCCCCAGGAT ATGTACAAGATCGAGAGAGTATTTGTTGACaccagaaagaggaagaggaggacgagtcTGGAGGGGGCAGTGCGCTCTGCTCTGGAGTCCTACTTCATTAAGTGTCCCAAACCCAACACCCAGGAGATCACGCACATTTCAGATGACCTGGGCCTC GAGAGAGAC GTGGTGCGTGTTTGGTTCTGCAACCGGAGACAGAAAGGAAAGCGACTGGCCTTGCCACTGGACGAGGAGTGCGACGGCCAGTATTACGAGCAGAGCCCTTCCCCACTGAACATGGCCCATTCCCCCATTCCCAGTCAGAGCTACCAGGTGTCCAGCTACCCCGGAGGCCCTCCTCCCACACTGTACATGCCCCCACTTCACCGGCCTGATGTCCTGAAACAGGCCCTTCACCCTGGACTTGTTGGTCACATGACTGGATAA
- the LOC117772138 gene encoding alpha-(1,3)-fucosyltransferase 7 isoform X1 produces the protein MSRSEAGGMELREVITLKMKKCFLLSFLCVLLLCLYNGWLRGLGGLTAINPTAVCNRGSNSSRNVTILLWYWPFGMSYNLEGDVCWDLYRIPHCRLVDDRSLFSSADVVVFHNRELIQGCQKLPLALPRSQRQRWAWMSLEAPVHNGNLRQFANIFNMTITYRRDSDVAAPYGELLPKETGGHLVANDLRNKSSLVCWVVSHYQMHHKRSQVYSELNAAVPVKVYGQWTKNSLSSTDLLPTISRCYFYLAFENSLSKDYITEKLWKNAYQGEAVPVVLGPPLTDYKAVAPPNSFIHVDEFVSVKDLGKYLQELAKDKKRYDEYFTWKQEWKVKLYTDWRERLCKICLQYNSLPRQKVYSDLSAWANS, from the exons atGTCCAGAAGTGAAGCCGGGGGGATGGAGCTGAG GGAGGTGATAACACTGAAGATGAAGAAatgcttcctcctctccttcctctgtgttttactgCTGTGTCTTTACAACGGCTGGCTGAGAGGACTCGGCGGTCTGACAGCCATAAATCCAACTGCCGTCTGTAACCGcggcagcaacagcagcagaaatgtgacCATCTTGTTGTGGTACTGGCCCTTCGGCATGTCCTATAATCTGGAGGGTGACGTGTGCTGGGACCTCTACCGCATCCCCCACTGCAGACTGGTGGATGATCGCTCCTTGTTCTCTTCGGCTGATGTGGTGGTCTTCCACAACAGAGAGCTGATTCAGGGATGCCAGAAACTGCCGTTAGCTCTTCCACGGTCACAGCGCCAGAGGTGGGCCTGGATGTCCCTGGAGGCCCCCGTTCACAATGGAAACTTGCGGCAGTTTGCAAATATTTTCAACATGACGATAACCTACAGGAGGGATTCTGACGTCGCTGCACCGTATGGCGAGCTGCTACCAAAGGAGACCGGAGGACATCTGGTGGCAAACGACCTTCGGAATAAGAGCTCTCTGGTCTGTTGGGTGGTCAGCCACTACCAGATGCACCACAAGAGAAGTCAAGTGTACAGCGAGCTCAATGCCGCAGTTCCTGTGAAGGTGTATGGACAATGGACAAAGAACAGCCTCTCCTCCACTGACCTCTTACCGACAATCTCTCGCTGCTACTTCTATTTGGCCTTTGAGAACTCATTGTCCAAAGACTATATCACGGAAAAGTTGTGGAAGAATGCTTATCAAGGTGAGGCAGTGCCTGTTGTCCTTGGACCGCCGCTGACCGATTACAAAGCTGTGGCCCCACCTAATTCCTTCATCCACGTTGATGAGTTTGTGTCGGTAAAAGATTTAGGAAAGTATCTACAAGAGCTGGCAAAGGACAAGAAACGCTACGATGAATATTTCACCTGGAAACAAGAGTGGAAAGTGAAACTGTACacagactggagagagagactctGTAAGATCTGTTTACAGTACAACAGTTTACCTCGGCAGAAAGTGTACTCTGATTTAAGTGCCTGGGCCAATTCTTAA
- the clic3 gene encoding chloride intracellular channel protein 3: protein MAEAPKIELFVKASVDAESVGNCPFCQRLFMILWLKGANFTLTTVDMKRTPDALKALAPGSQPPFLICNEEVKTDTNKIEEFLEETLAPPQFPKLCCRYKESNGVGEDIFRKFSAYIKNANPGLNDMLEKKFLSTLVKLNMYLEMPLPHELQQSPNANESPRLYLDGDCLTLSDCNLLPKLNIVKVVCKEYRDFAIPKALKSLTRYLDNAYKQDEFRYTCPNDSEILNAYRSVAKYLTK from the exons atggccGAGGCCCCGAAGATTGAACTCTTCGTTAAG GCCAGTGTGGACGCTGAGAGTGTGGGCAACTGCCCTTTCTGTCAGAGACTCTTCATGATTCTTTGGTTGAAAGGGGCCAACTTCACCCTCACCACTGTGGACATGAAGAG gACACCTGACGCGCTGAAGGCTCTGGCTCCAGGCTCTCAGCCTCCATTCCTCATCTGCAACGAAGAGGTCAAAACGGACACCAACAAGATTGAGGAGTTCCTGGAGGAGACGTTGGCTCCACCACA GTTTCCAAAATTGTGCTGTCGATACAAGGAGTCCAACGGCGTTGGAGAGGACATCTTCCGAAAGTTCTCAGCATATATAAAGAATGCCAATCCTGGACTAAATGACA TGCTAGAGAAGAAATTTCTATCGACTCTGGTGAAGCTGAACATGTACCTGGAGATGCCACTTCCTCATGAGCTGCAACAGAGCCCCAATGCCAACGAGTCGCCCCGTCTCTACCTGGATGGCGACTGCCTCACCTTGTCGGACTGTAACCTGCTTCCCAAACTCAACATAGTGAAG GTGGTGTGTAAGGAGTACCGTGATTTTGCCATCCCCAAGGCGCTGAAAAGTCTGACGCGTTACCTGGACAACGCCTACAAACAGGATGAGTTTCGCTACACCTGCCCAAATGACTCAGAGATCCTCAACGCCTACCGGTCTGTGGCCAAGTACCTGACCAAATAG